The genomic interval GAACAGAGCTATACAGAACTATGCGTTTGAAGGAAAATATAAGGAATATACTCTAGATGCTGTTGCCCAAGCCCTTCTGGGAAAGGGTAAGCTGGCAAATGAGGAGGGTGTTGGCTCTATGAGCCTCTATGATCTAGCTATGTATAATCTGAGAGATGCACAGCTAACGATAGAGCTAACCACATTCTCTGGCGAGCTGCTTTGGAAGCTCATAATACTGCTCATGAGGATCAGCAAGCTAGGGATTGAAGATGTTACTAGAACCCAGGTATCTACATGGATCAAGAATCTATTTTACTGGGAACATAGATCCAAGGGCTATTTAATACCCTCAGAATCTGACCTTGCATCGCTTAAGTCGAGAAAGGCTACCGAGGCTATTATAAAGGGTAAGAAGTATGCTGGGGCTATAGTTATCGATCCACCTCAGGGGGTGTTTTTCGATGTTGTTGTTGCCGACTATGCCTCGCTATATCCTAGTATAATTAAGAGGTGGAATCTCAGCTATGAAACAGTAGATCCTCCTGAGGGCGAATGTAGCAAATTAGAGCCTATAAGAGATGAGACAGGAACTATAATCCATAATGTGTGTATGGATAGGGTAGGGATAACCTCGGTAATCATAGGTCTTCTAAGGGATTTCAGAGTTAAAATCTATAAGAAGAAGGCTAAGGAGAAGAACATTCCAGAGGATCTGAGGAGCTGGTATGATGTTGTACAGAGGGCTATGAAGGTATATATAAACGCATCCTATGGCGTCTTTGGGCATGAGAAGTTCCCGTTATACGCCCTCCCAGTTGCTGAGAGTGTAACAGCCCTTGGAAGGATGATCATAACTATGAGCCAGCAAAAGGCTAGAGAGTTAGGGCTGATGGTTCTATATGGAGATACAGACTCGCTCTTCATATGGGCTCCTCAGGAGGATAGGCTTAACCAGCTTAGAAAATGGATACTCGATACATTCGGGCTCGAACTAGATATAGATAAAAGATATAAATTCGCAGCCTTCTCCCTCAAAAAGAACTACCTAGGTGTCTATCCAGACGGCTCTGTAGATATAAAAGGGCTTGTTGGTAAGAAAAAGCATATACCAGAGTTCGTTAAAGAGGCATTCTCAGAGGCTGTTAAGAAGCTCGGAGCAATAGAAACCCCTCAAGACCTGCTCATGGTATCAACATGGCTAAAGGAGATCTTACAGGAGATATATAGAAAGTTGAAGGATAAAGAGTACACATTGGATCAGCTAAGCTTTAAGATGACGCTTGGAAAACCACTTGAAACATATACCAAGAACACCCCACAGCATGTTAAAGCAGCCCTTATGCTCGTGAGAGAGGGTATAAGTGTTTCTCAAGGCGATAACATATGGTTTGTTAAGGTGAGGGGCAAAGAAGGGGTAAAACCTGTACAGCTTGCTAAGGTTAGCGAAATAGATGTTGAAAAATATATTGAGAGTCTTAGATCCGCTTTTGAACAAATACTCGCACCTCTCAGCATCGAGTGGGAAGAGATATCCGGCCACAGCAAGATCTCAGACTTCTACGGCTAAAACTTTAATCCAACAAATCTATTAGATCATTTAAACAGAAAGTTATAGAGGAACGGTACTTCGTTATCCAACATAGCCGGCATTAATTAGTTATGAGATAGCGAGGCTAGCACAGTAACTTCAAATCTATGGGCTGTTCAGAGAAAAACTCTCACTACTTATAGTAAGAAAGAAGACACAGCAAGATGCCATTATTCGTCAACTTATAAGGTTTCGAAGACGTATATTTAGTGATGATGACGCCACAGCCCTGAGCAGTGAGGAGGGCTCGTGTTTCTGACAATACTCCCTATTACTATTCTATTCATATCGTTTCCAAGGCTTTTTTAACAGCCTCTCTATTAATTCTTCTGTCAAAGACTATCAAAACCCTTCTACTGCTTCCAACGATCTTTAGCTTCACACGATCTATAACAACTCTGCCCCTTATAAGGTCGCTCTCGCTTTTAGCGGGTACTAGGTATTCCTTGAACTTTCTAGTAGAATATCTATAGTACTCATCGAAGTTATCTATAATCCTTATAGCATCCTCGAGATCGCTTGTGGAATAACCCAGAGTCTCCGAGATCGTTTCCAATAGCTTTTTAGCTTTTTCCACCTCGAGCTCTATACATGGATAGCCCATACAATCCTCTAGATCTCCCCTTACCAAATAGCTATACCCCTAAGTTCTAGGAGTTATCCAATATGTGAGTGATGCACCACCGCCTACTGATGCTTGGAGTTTTAAAGGCTTGTTGGGGCCGTACTGTATTATAACCACGGAGTCCTTGTCTAGAACTTTTGCCACTTGCTTAACAAGATCTATTGAGTATCTCGCAGATACATTCTCAAGCCGTGATGAGAGGGATAGTAGACCCTTATCCTGGCTTAGAATCGCCTGGTATTCCTTGTCCTCCCCTCTGGAAATGAATCTCAGGCTATCCCCTGTCAAGCGTATCTCCAGCTCATCTCCAACTACTGCTGCATCCTTTACAAGTGTTACAAAAACCTCACCGCTCATCTGTGCTTCTACCTCGAGCTCTAGCTGTATATCTCCTATAGGCTCTACACCTATTTCCTTCACCTGTGCCGAGAACTCCCTTTCAGCTCCTGTCTTTGTATTTATAAGTATTATTTTTAGATCCCGCGCCCCATCATCATAGCTGATTGTAACCTTATCCCTCCTTGTGAGCCTTTTAAAAGATGCTAGAAGCTCGTCTTTATCAACAAGCATTGAAACCTCTTCGCTAAGCTGGTACTCCTCAAAAGCTATGCTAGATATATTGAGTATACTCATTATAAGCCTATCGGGTGAGAGCCCTTTAACCTCAAGCCCCTCCGACCTTATATAGAGGGGAGCTATATCTAGGGGGGCTAGGGC from Sulfolobales archaeon carries:
- a CDS encoding DNA-directed DNA polymerase I; this translates as MADKIDPKKGVGSRGLFRFSREGSDPGSSVSRGNHGSTSLKEQGSHVEGIIHRSSGGYIGYQSRSRAGFSGLDKYIERKYDKTMSLPTQNIVFKVEARSVEIVEKGSVPGYRPRNEGWNVREASSDDRLIYYGRGSDSTNLDPSIFEIPEAVEVEGYIMDVQYDGEASKAFLLVYVEEEGKLYKIYDKTGHRPYFLVDLDPDKVREIISRSQDVIDIYRVEKLDLLLNRKVMLTKIVVRDPLAVRRLRDKFPKVWEANIKYHHNYIYDTQLIPGLKYRVRGGRFEPVLNIEMNKVSSEIDKIFADEPEHVREIAVKWYPLFEAPPPRIKRLSIDIEVYTPSKGRVPNPETAEFPIVSIATCNNDGECSVFILKRGDEKAVERLRDVVNNRTKVYVFESERELIKRFFQEISGYPIIISFNGDNFDLPYLYTRSRKLGFSREEIPIVIKETHATFKHALHIDLYRFFKNRAIQNYAFEGKYKEYTLDAVAQALLGKGKLANEEGVGSMSLYDLAMYNLRDAQLTIELTTFSGELLWKLIILLMRISKLGIEDVTRTQVSTWIKNLFYWEHRSKGYLIPSESDLASLKSRKATEAIIKGKKYAGAIVIDPPQGVFFDVVVADYASLYPSIIKRWNLSYETVDPPEGECSKLEPIRDETGTIIHNVCMDRVGITSVIIGLLRDFRVKIYKKKAKEKNIPEDLRSWYDVVQRAMKVYINASYGVFGHEKFPLYALPVAESVTALGRMIITMSQQKARELGLMVLYGDTDSLFIWAPQEDRLNQLRKWILDTFGLELDIDKRYKFAAFSLKKNYLGVYPDGSVDIKGLVGKKKHIPEFVKEAFSEAVKKLGAIETPQDLLMVSTWLKEILQEIYRKLKDKEYTLDQLSFKMTLGKPLETYTKNTPQHVKAALMLVREGISVSQGDNIWFVKVRGKEGVKPVQLAKVSEIDVEKYIESLRSAFEQILAPLSIEWEEISGHSKISDFYG